CTTTGCATTGTGTAAGTTGACAAACCCAGCTATGTGTATGGGAGACAGGAGAACATTATCTTATAGGGTTGATCCTAACAAACGAAAAAAGAGATTGACCAATCATCCATGGAAGTGGAGGTACCTATTCATCAGTTAAGGTCAGTCATTCCACAGGCATCAAATTTCGCAGGTGGGCGGCCCAGACAGCCACATTAAAAGCATGTTAGAAAGACAAAATTTGTACATTAAGCGGCAATTCTATACTACCCAAGAATCATAAAATCTCATCTCAATCCTGTATGACATATATCAGGCTATTAATACTTAGCAGTAATAGGATAAGATTTGGACATCTGCCAGCAATTCAGACACACAAAGTAAGGCACATTAATCCCACCAATCTATAGCATCTCATGTACACATCCAACAAAATATCAATGATGCTTTCTTAGTGCTTACTGCTAACTCAAACTTACGCTTGATAGGCATTGCATCAACATCCTCTTTCATATTTTAATCTCTAAGCTATGCTCTTGTTTGCCAAGTACTATAAGCCAAACAAAACACAACATCAAAAGCAGATATATGGTAAAAGAACATGACAATCTTTATACATATATGCTCTGTTTGTAAGCTACGCAACAAGGGGTGATTACTACCCACACACAAGAAAAACTAACACAAAATATACCATTAAGTTCTAGAACCCTTTGGACAAATTATATTACACGATCAAACAAGCCATATGGAAACAAAAGACTCTTCTCGCTCAAAAGACTCCATGTATCTTTCTTTCTGAATAAACCGAGAACAGAAAGACAGAGAACTAATTCATGTTCCCATTTCCTCACAACAACAAGTACCATTTCAGCCCTCGGCTCTTCCACAACTGTTGGCTACGTTAACTGGGGGACAACCATTAGCTTAAGCATCACACTCCGGTATGACTTATCAAAGAACAGTGATAGATGAAATAATTCACATTTCAGCTCTGCCTTTGCACCATAAACATCTTTCACCAAGCCATCCTCTTCTGGCAGTTATCTAAGCTAAGTGTACTTCACTAGATAGCTTAAAGCAGATCTAATAGGCACTCCAAAGATCCACTTCCCCGAATGCAGGCTCTACAATTAACTCCATTCCATGCCTCCTACCATTACAAAATCACTTAATGACCCTTTGTTGCTAATCTCCATTCTCTCACATAAGTATTCCCTAGCGTTGAACCCCTCACTTCATTAATAAATAATTCTAACCACACATTTAAGTGAGTTGTAATGCCTATTCGAAATAGTTCATAACAATCGAAAATTGACAATTCAATCAGTTAGACATCCATACGATATAGCATAAGTACAACATTCGATCTTCCAAAATTAGAACAAGATAAATAAACTTAAATGTTTAAAGTTTTTGGGCCAACACCTTGCTGCGTCCATCAGGACCATTTTCAAATGCTAAGCCCTTAGGAGTTTGTGTCCTACAACTTACATTGGGCTTGTTGCTTATTAGCTACATGGAATGCCCAGAAAGTTCTGAACGAGAAGTCAGTCATGAATGTCATACATACTAGCACTCTGCCTACATATGCATGAGTGCATGTTGGAAAGCAAGAAAGTAAGAAAACCCTCGGTATGATAGTGTTATGTTTGTTCTTTGCTATCGATCCTGAGATGTAAGGCATTCCACAAAAGAATGAAACTGACTATTTTATATTACATTCCCTGATTCCATCCCCTactattatatcccaacaatagCACAAAATAAGCTGATCAAACAACAGTTAACTGTCATGCACacgaaaagaaaagcaaacaaaagCAATTTGTGTAATGTTAAAGAGTAAATTTTAAAAGAACAAATTGCTATGGagttgaaatttgaagaatgataCCTGAGGAGGGGACTCCACTACTGTCTCATGAGCAGGAACATCAGATGCCTTGGGAGGCGGCTTTGTAGGAAACCCATTGAATTTCTGAGAACACTCTGTGTAAGCAGACCCAATGCCCAAACCAGCACCAAAAGCTAGAGACGACCATCTAGCCACGGGGCTCCCTGTCACGACAAAACACAGTGAGCTCTACAGAGGGCATAAGCACCCAATGCACATGCTAACACAGAGTTCGCTCCATTCAACAGTGACCATTTGTTATCCAAGGAAATGCAAATTTACTTGGTGAAAATGCCGCCGAAACAACAAAAGCATCCTAACTCGGGAGATGAAGAACCCAAAGTCAAtcaatgaagaaacatttcGATCCTGATCGATCCAAAATGACTCCAGTTCACCACGAAGCAACCGCTGACAGCAACGCGAACAAATTCGAGAATGCTCGTAACGCGCCGGGGGAAAAACACGGTCTTGTCTCGCGCGGACAAGATGAATCGGTCACTCCAGGTGTCCGGAACGACGCGAAACGCAAGAAACGGAGAGGGAGGGAAGGGAGGCCACGTACTGAAGAGGAGGAGGCCGCCGAAGGCGCCGGCCAAGGCAGAGTAGAAGGACCGCCGGACGGTGAGATCGACGCACGCGTCCCACTTGGCGTCCACGTCGTACTTCCCCGGCACGATCTCCTTCTTGTCCTCCGCCATCATATCTGTCGTCGCCCTCTCCTTCCTCCCCCGCTACACCAATAATCGCGAAACGGATTCGGCGGACCGCTGGAGAGAGCCAATCGCAGTCGCAATCGCAAtcgcaatcttcttcttctcttcctccttcctccttcctcctcctccgattcCTATATTCCCACCTTCTGCaatctccttcctcttctcctcctccctcgaGATTCTCTCGCGTGCTCTAGGGCTTGCCCGAACCGCTGCTCTTTGGGCCTCTGCCAAGCCCGCAGTGATTGGGCCCCCTACGGCCCGGCCCACTATTTTAGACCTCCATGTCTATCCTTCTCCCCTTCGGTTCTCTTTATTTCCATTCGGGCCCCCCGTAGTATCCAAATTTACCTTGATTGCCACCGTCACGCGTACAGCGCCGCGGCAGTCGAGTCGACGAAACAATTAGCGAGGCTTCCGCATCCGCCACGTGAGCACCCCCCCCCACAAACGCCGCGCGTGCACCGTTACGTCCTGCCGGACCCACGCGTGGGGCCCACAACCTCAACGGTCGACATGTGCGGCAGAGCACGGTCAGACCGACGGACAAGCGAGCCACGTGCGTTCCGAGACACGAGAGCCGAGAAttttccctcctcctccgtctGTCGTTTCTGACAATCCGAACGAAAAGAAACGACAAAACCGGAGAAAGCGACGTCACCGTTTGGCCGAAACATAGGATTCCAGAGAGCTCTCTGTCCGGTCGCCGTCACCGTCTGCTCAGTCGGCCGCAAACGCCGCCCTCAgcccgaaccgaaccgaaccgaaccgaaccgactCGTCGACGCGGAGGCCCACTTGACTGACGTCCCAACGGATGGTCTGGAACCATCATCGCCTTCTGCGTTGCCTCAAAAAGAAAGTCTTGTCACTTGCAAAATCTCCACTACCATTTTCCGCCATACCCATCTCCATCCGTCGCCAGCATTACCCTCACATCCCcccaagaaaaggaaagaaaaagggtacCCTCCAGCAATGGCCGATGtagccgcgccgccgccgccgccgccgccgccgcaagCGACGGAGGAGCtcccgcctccgccgccgcaagGGACGGAGGAGGTCCTGCCTCCGGAGCCGCCGCTGGCGGAGCCTCCGAGGGAGTATGTTCCGGCGGAGCAGCAAGAGGAGGTGCCACCGCCTCCGTCCTCTGCGGTGACGACGACCACCGCGGTGGAGTCCGAGCTGCTGGAGAAACCGCCGCCGGCCCACGAGGAGGTCGTCGTCTCTGTCGACGCCAGCAAGAAGGTGGAGCCGCCGGCCGAGCCGCAGAAGGTCCCACAGTCCTTCGCTTCCTTCAAAGAGGAGAGCAACAAGGTCGCCGATCTCTCCTTTCCCGAGAGGAAGGCTCTGGAGGAGCTGAAGCAGCTCGTCCAGGAAGGCCTCAACACCAACGT
The window above is part of the Eucalyptus grandis isolate ANBG69807.140 chromosome 6, ASM1654582v1, whole genome shotgun sequence genome. Proteins encoded here:
- the LOC104449837 gene encoding uncharacterized protein LOC104449837 isoform X2 — encoded protein: MMAEDKKEIVPGKYDVDAKWDACVDLTVRRSFYSALAGAFGGLLLFRSPVARWSSLAFGAGLGIGSAYTECSQKFNGFPTKPPPKASDVPAHETVVESPPQERQD
- the LOC104449837 gene encoding uncharacterized protein LOC104449837 isoform X1; this translates as MMAEDKKEIVPGKYDVDAKWDACVDLTVRRSFYSALAGAFGGLLLFRSPVARWSSLAFGAGLGIGSAYTECSQKFNGFPTKPPPKASDVPAHETVVESPPQYLANKSIA